The following proteins are encoded in a genomic region of Glycine soja cultivar W05 chromosome 17, ASM419377v2, whole genome shotgun sequence:
- the LOC114391779 gene encoding serine/threonine-protein kinase SAPK3-like, which yields MEERYEPLKELGAGNFGVARLAKDKKTGELVAVKYIERGKKIDENVQREIINHRSLRHPNIIRFKEVLLTPTHLAIVLEYASGGELFERICTAGRFSEDEARYFFQQLISGVSYCHSMEICHRDLKLENTLLDGNPSPRLKICDFGYSKSALLHSQPKSTVGTPAYIAPEVLSRKEYDGKISDVWSCGVTLYVMLVGAYPFEDPEDPRNFRKTIGRIIGIQYSIPDYVRVSSDCRNLLSRIFVADPAKRITIPEIKQYPWFLKNMPKEIIEAERKGFEETTKDQPNQKVEEIMRIIQAARIPGQGSKAGEGGQAGTGSLDIEDDEEIDVSGDYEQV from the exons ATGGAAGAACGGTATGAGCCATTGAAGGAGCTTGGTGCTGGGAATTTTGGTGTGGCAAGGTTGGCAAAAGACAAGAAAACTGGAGAGCTTGTTGCGGTCAAATACATAGAGAGGGGCAAAAAG ATTGATGAGAATGTTCAGAGGGAGATAATTAACCACCGATCTTTAAGGCATCCAAATATAATCAGGTTTAAAGAG GTGTTACTGACCCCTACACATTTAGCTATCGTCTTGGAGTATGCTTCAGGTGGTGAACTTTTTGAGAGGATTTGTACTGCTGGTCGATTTAGCGAAGATGAG GCAAGATATTTCTTCCAGCAGCTAATATCTGGGGTTAGCTACTGTCATTCAATG GAAATTTGTCATAGAGATCTAAAATTGGAAAACACTCTCTTGGATGGAAATCCATCTCCTCGGCTTAAAATTTGTGACTTTGGTTATTCCAAG TCTGCTCTACTGCACTCTCAACCTAAATCAACAGTTGGAACTCCTGCATACATTGCTCCGGAGGTTCTGTCGCGAAAGGAGTATGATGGAAAG atTTCAGATGTTTGGTCCTGTGGAGTGACTCTTTATGTCATGTTAGTTGGTGCATACCCATTTGAAGATCCAGAAGATCCTAGAAATTTCAGAAAGACTATTGGG AGAATAATCGGTATTCAGTACTCCATACCCGACTATGTTCGTGTTTCTTCTGACTGTAGGAATCTTCTCTCTCGCATCTTTGTTGCTGATCCTGCCAAG AGGATCACCATCCCAGAGATAAAACAGTATCCTTGGTTTCTGAAGAATATGCCTAAAGAGATCATCGAAGCTGAAAGAAAAGGATTCGAGGAAACAACCAAAGACCAACCAAACCAGAAGGTGGAGGAAATCATGAGGATAATTCAAGCGGCAAGGATACCAGGACAAGGATCCAAAGCTGGAGAAGGTGGACAAGCTGGCACTGGATCATTAGATATTGAGGATGATGAGGAAATTGATGTTAGTGGTGACTATGAACAAGTGTGA